Genomic DNA from Clostridiales bacterium:
CTGGTCCAAATATTCTATCTGGCGGAAAACCTCTTCCCTTAGGCGAATATTTTCGTCCAGCATTATGGTATTCTCAAGCTCTTGCATATCGGCTTTTTTCTTTTCAATCAAGTAATCCACGCCATATAAAACCACCCTTCTATAATCGCCGATAATCCTGCCCCGCCCATACGCGTCGGGCAAGCCCGTGATAATCCCGCTTCGGCGGGCTTTTCGCATAGTGGAAGTATAAACCCTAAACACGCCGTCGTTGTGGGTGGTGCGGTATTTGAATTGGTCTTCTATCTTTTGGGATAGCTTGTAACCGTAAGATTCGCAAGCCGCCCGCGCCATGCGCATTCCGCCAAAGGGATTGACGCCGCGCTTTAGGGGCTGGTCGGTCTGGAACCCTACGATAAGCTCGTTGTCTCTGTCCAAATATCCAGGCTTATATGAAGTCAGAGAACTTACGGTTTCGGTGTCAATGTCCAGCACCCCGCCCCGTTCTTGTTCCAGTTTATGAAGCTCGTTATATTTTTCCAATAAGCCCAGCGTCCGCTTGGTGGGGCCCGCCAAAAAGCTTTGGTCGCCGTCATAGGGCTCGTAATTTGCGACGATAAAATCGCGCACATTGACATCTTTTTCCCAAAGATGCGTTTTAAACCCATTCCATTCTTTTCTCATAGGTATATATCCTTTAAATTTTTTCATTAATCATTAACATTTTTTAGCCCTAATGGGCGGATAGTTATTATACATCCAAAATCTTAGTATTGGCAAGCATTATACTGTGAAAAAATTACAAAAATGGTTTGATAATTTGTTGTCAAACTGTAGCTTTTTTGCGGTTTCTTTGGAATAATATAATATTTTAGAATATTATGTCTTTGCGCGCCAAAAAGACACGCAAAAACATTAAATCTTATAGTGTTTTGTTAGATTTTTGCTTTGGCAATTTTATTCTTCGGCGGGCAATTCTTCTTTTTTTGGGGGCAGCAACAAAAGCATGGAAACCCTTTGTTTATATTCCGCGTAGTCCGGACGCGTGTTTAGCAATTTCTTTTCTATCATAGGAATGCTGATAAACAAAAACAGCAAAGTAATCAAAACCGCGCCTACAAAAGAATACCAAGGCGTATTTAAGTCGCTGAAGGAAAAAATAAACACGCCCCACCAAAAAACTATTTCGCCCAAATAATTGGGGTGTCTTGAGTATGCCCAAAGGCCTTTGTCCATTACTTTTAGGGCGTTTTCGCTGTCTTTTCTGAAATCTTTCATTTGCTTGTCGGCGAGCAGCTCAATTAATGTCGCTATAATCATAATGAGCATGCCCAAAGAAGTAAAAAAGTTAAAAGACGGGTTGCCGAAAATCGCGTAATATAAGGGAACCGTTCCCAAATACACTAACACGGTTGGCATAAGGTTGATTCCAAAAAGATTGGTAACAAAAAACAGCTTGAGGTTTTTTTCTTTTAGCATAATATAGCGCCAGTCTTGCGTTTTGGTCAAGCCCATAAAGCCCGACGCCCAATTATATGTAAGCCTTACCGCCCAAAAACCAACGCATATAAGCATCAAAACATCCCCAAGCCTCAGAGGTTGTCCTCGCAAAACAAGCCATGCCGATATTATGACAATGGGCTGAACGCTCCAATAAGGGTCGTATATGCTGGAGTTTT
This window encodes:
- a CDS encoding DUF1295 domain-containing protein encodes the protein MNRPISFLVVTAVYILAAALGILVFVLLKPFFNNDILLTFIADVCATLVVWLFGIIFKNSSIYDPYWSVQPIVIISAWLVLRGQPLRLGDVLMLICVGFWAVRLTYNWASGFMGLTKTQDWRYIMLKEKNLKLFFVTNLFGINLMPTVLVYLGTVPLYYAIFGNPSFNFFTSLGMLIMIIATLIELLADKQMKDFRKDSENALKVMDKGLWAYSRHPNYLGEIVFWWGVFIFSFSDLNTPWYSFVGAVLITLLFLFISIPMIEKKLLNTRPDYAEYKQRVSMLLLLPPKKEELPAEE